In Desulfosudis oleivorans Hxd3, the DNA window CGGCGCTCACCGGCCCATGGTCTTCCGCGACCTGCTTTTTTTCTCCGCCCGAGCAGGGCGGCCCGGACCTGCTGATCTATGCGGGAAAGTCCCACCCCATGCTGACCGGGGCCGACATGGTGTTTTCCTACGTGGTCAACACCACCGATTTTGATCGCATCTTTTCCGACATGGCCCTCTATTTTCCCGTCCTGCTCAAGGGCCGGATCACAGGAGATACAACCGAACAACGCCGTTGAGAAAGAGGGCCTGCATGCACGAGGATCGTACCCGGTGGAATAAAAAATATACGGACCGGGAGTGGACCGCCGAACCCTCGGACATCGTCCGCCGGTTCTATTCGCTGGCAAAACCCGGCATGGCCCTTGATATCGGGGCCGGTACCGGCCGCAATTCGGTTTTTCTCGCCGAACAGGGGTTTGACGTGGTGGCCGTGGACATTGCCGAAAAAGGCCTTGCTCAAATGGCCGGCGCCCACGCCAACCTTCTTCCGGTGTGCGCGGACCTGGATGTTTTCGAGATTCCGGAAAACCGCTTTTCCCTGATTGCAAACATTCTGTTTTTAAACCGGCGGCTGTTTCCCTGGATCATGGACGGCCTTGCGCCCGGCGGGGTCCTGATTTTTGAAACCTATATCGATTTTCCTTCCGGCAGGGGCCATCGCCGGTCCCGTGATTTCTGCCTGGCGGAAAACGAACTGCTTTACGCGTTTGCGCCCCTGCATATTCTGTATTATGAAGAGACGCAAAAAACCACGGACGAGGGAACCAGCCGGCTGGCATCGCTGGCGGCTGTCAAAAAATAAGCAC includes these proteins:
- a CDS encoding class I SAM-dependent methyltransferase, whose product is MHEDRTRWNKKYTDREWTAEPSDIVRRFYSLAKPGMALDIGAGTGRNSVFLAEQGFDVVAVDIAEKGLAQMAGAHANLLPVCADLDVFEIPENRFSLIANILFLNRRLFPWIMDGLAPGGVLIFETYIDFPSGRGHRRSRDFCLAENELLYAFAPLHILYYEETQKTTDEGTSRLASLAAVKK